The sequence CAGAAGGGCATCCTCCATGTTCTTTGTACATTCCTTCGCCGGCAAAACCTCCAATTTCAATATTTTCTGAATTTTCATCCAATAAATATGCGATGCGCTCACGAGCAGTCATTTTTCCTTCCGAATGAAGTTTGGCAATTCGTTTTTCGCCACCGCCTAATTTTACTTTAGCAAATTTTTGTTTTAATTCTGAAAGTAGTAATTTATTGTGATCTTCGTTTTTATTGAAGTTTAAATCCATGAGATATTGCTTTTTTTACAAAATAGTGTTGGCTAATTTACAAAATCAATTGAAATAAAGCGAATATTTGAAAAATGTAGTTTTCTAATTTTTTTGATAAAGCATAAAAAAAACAGAAGCAAATACTTCTGTTTTTTTATTTGATAATAGTTAGGCTATTTTACTTTAGAAAGTGAAACAGCATTAATACAATAACGCAAACCGCTAGGTGGCGGGCCATCAGGAAAAACGTGACCTAAATGAGAATCGCATACATTGCAGACTACTTCAACACGAACCATTCCGTATGATCGATCAGCGTGATATGCAATTGCATTTTCTTTGATTGGTTGTGTAAAAGAAGGCCATCCGGTTCCTGATTCAAATTTTTCACTTGCATCAAAAAGAACGGTTGCGCAACATTTGCATTCATAAATTCCAGGATCAAATAAACTGCATAATTCTGAGCTAAAAGATCTTTCAGTTCCCTTTAATCTAGTAACTTGAAATTCTTCTGGAGTCAAAATTTGTTTCCATTCTTCCTCTGTTTTTTCCACTCTTTTGTCTGGAGCAGGATTTCCTTTATTTGTAAAATGAATTACATCGGCCCATTTTATCATAACTACTTTTTTTAAGTTTTCAGTCGCAGTTTTCAGTCTCAGTTACAGTTTACGGTTGTAATTAAACTGAAAACTGCGACTGTGACTGTAAACTTTATTCTTCCTCTTTTTGTCCCATCATCATTAAATATGCTTTAAGAAATGGGTCAATATTTCCGTTCATTACACCGTCAACGTCGCTGGTTTCATAACCTGTACGAACATCTTTTACTAATTTATAAGGTTGCATAACGTAATTACGAATTTGCGAACCCCATTCAATTTTCATTTTTCCAGCTTCAATATCAGCACGTTGTGCTTGTTGTTTTTTTAATTCGATTTCATATAATTGAGAACGAAGCATCTGCATAGCACGCTGTCTGTT comes from Flavobacterium sp. KACC 22761 and encodes:
- the msrB gene encoding peptide-methionine (R)-S-oxide reductase MsrB, yielding MIKWADVIHFTNKGNPAPDKRVEKTEEEWKQILTPEEFQVTRLKGTERSFSSELCSLFDPGIYECKCCATVLFDASEKFESGTGWPSFTQPIKENAIAYHADRSYGMVRVEVVCNVCDSHLGHVFPDGPPPSGLRYCINAVSLSKVK